One Nocardia iowensis DNA window includes the following coding sequences:
- a CDS encoding sodium:solute symporter family protein, with protein MLAAESRSTASTYLDASSTLRLDATPVDFFIVALYFVFVLGIGLLARQRVSSSIDFFLSGRSLPAWVTGLAFISANLGAVEIMGMSANGAQFGFPTFHYFWIGAIPAMLFLGVVMMPFYYGSKVRSVPEFMRRRFGTGAHLVNALSFAIAQVLIAGVNLYLLGTILNVLLGWPLWVSVVVAAAIVLSYITLGGLSAAIYNEVLQFFVIVAALLPLTLVGLHKVGGWDGLQEKVTASPGGGAQLDSWPGNELSGFSDNILSVIGIVFGLGFVLSFGYWTTNFVEVQRALATHSISAARRTPIIGAYPKMFIPLIVVIPGMISAVLVPQMSEYKAAKTADPDFSSDTTYNQALLYLMKDVLPNGLLGVGIAGLLAAFMAGMAANISAFNTVFSYDLWQQYVRKDRRDGYYLTVGRLATIGATVTAIFTAFIASSFSNMMDYLQTLFSFFNAPLFATFILGMFWKRMTPTAGWMGLVCGTGSAIVVFILHQTEVFHLSGQGSSFVAAGVAFVVDIVVSVLVTQVTQPKPVAELVGLVYSETPKEVRTDPDQDSLPWYQRPVLLAGIALALVIALNIIVG; from the coding sequence CTGCTCGCCGCCGAATCGCGGTCGACGGCGTCGACCTATTTAGACGCGTCGTCGACACTCCGACTGGACGCGACGCCGGTCGACTTCTTCATTGTCGCCTTATATTTCGTGTTCGTCCTCGGCATCGGCCTGCTGGCCAGGCAGCGCGTCTCGTCCAGCATCGACTTCTTCCTGTCCGGGCGCTCGCTGCCCGCCTGGGTGACCGGCCTCGCGTTCATCTCGGCGAACCTCGGCGCGGTCGAGATCATGGGCATGTCGGCAAACGGCGCCCAGTTCGGTTTTCCCACCTTCCACTACTTCTGGATCGGCGCGATACCCGCGATGCTGTTCCTCGGCGTGGTGATGATGCCGTTCTACTACGGCTCCAAGGTGCGCAGCGTGCCCGAGTTCATGCGCAGGCGCTTCGGCACCGGCGCACACCTGGTGAACGCGCTCAGCTTCGCGATCGCCCAGGTGCTGATCGCGGGCGTCAATTTGTATCTGCTCGGCACCATCCTGAACGTGCTGCTTGGCTGGCCGCTGTGGGTGTCGGTTGTCGTCGCGGCGGCGATCGTGCTCTCCTACATCACCCTCGGCGGGCTGTCGGCGGCGATCTACAACGAGGTGTTGCAGTTCTTCGTCATCGTCGCCGCGCTGCTGCCGCTCACGCTGGTCGGTCTGCACAAGGTGGGCGGCTGGGATGGTTTGCAGGAGAAGGTGACCGCGTCGCCTGGCGGCGGGGCGCAACTGGACTCGTGGCCGGGAAATGAGCTCAGCGGATTCAGCGACAACATCCTCTCGGTGATCGGCATCGTGTTCGGCCTCGGGTTCGTGCTCTCGTTCGGCTATTGGACCACCAACTTCGTCGAGGTGCAGCGCGCGTTGGCGACGCACTCCATCTCCGCGGCCCGACGTACCCCGATCATCGGCGCCTACCCGAAGATGTTCATCCCGTTGATCGTCGTGATTCCGGGCATGATCAGCGCGGTGCTGGTGCCGCAGATGAGCGAGTACAAGGCGGCGAAGACGGCCGATCCGGACTTCAGCAGTGATACCACCTATAACCAGGCATTGCTGTATCTGATGAAGGACGTGCTGCCGAACGGCTTGCTCGGGGTCGGCATCGCCGGTCTGCTCGCGGCGTTCATGGCGGGCATGGCGGCCAATATTTCCGCGTTCAACACGGTGTTCAGCTATGACCTGTGGCAGCAGTACGTGCGCAAGGATCGCCGGGACGGTTACTACCTGACCGTCGGGCGGTTGGCCACCATCGGCGCGACGGTGACGGCGATCTTCACCGCGTTCATCGCGTCGAGCTTCAGCAACATGATGGACTATCTGCAGACCCTGTTCAGCTTCTTCAACGCACCGCTGTTCGCGACCTTCATCCTCGGCATGTTCTGGAAACGGATGACACCGACCGCGGGCTGGATGGGTCTGGTCTGCGGAACTGGTTCCGCCATCGTGGTTTTCATCCTGCATCAGACCGAGGTGTTCCACTTGTCCGGTCAGGGTTCGAGTTTCGTGGCCGCCGGTGTGGCGTTCGTGGTGGACATCGTGGTGAGTGTGCTGGTCACCCAGGTGACCCAGCCCAAGCCTGTCGCCGAGCTGGTCGGCCTGGTCTACTCGGAAACGCCGAAGGAAGTGCGCACCGACCCGGATCAGGATTCGCTGCCTTGGTATCAGCGTCCGGTGCTGCTGGCGGGTATCGCCCTCGCCCTGGTCATCGCCCTCAACATCATCGTCGGATAA
- a CDS encoding acyl-CoA synthetase, with product MVVSFPALSGTARKAGVFALGVNVMVKRRLFNPLRPDHAARSAFNVLKFGPFAGVVMHAAQTRPGAGAIVDEGGELTFGQLNEQSNALARGLAAQGLQPGDVVAVLARDHRGMVLSLLAAGKLGVRTVLMNTGFAKPQFADVAAREKVKAVLHDSEFLDLMSAIPAAIPRVLTWVDAKDNADPAIPTIESVSAGQSTDPLPAPAKPGGMVILTSGTTGTPKGAPRDRVSPFASAQFVDRVPLPHNGTMIMAAPIFHGTGLSQFTIGLALGNRVIFQQRRFDPEQTLANIVKYRADSLVVVPTMLQRILDLGDEVLAKYDPSTIKVIFAAGSAIAPDVVTRTLDYFGDSLYNLYGSTECAVMTVATPEDLRKAPTTAGKAPVGIRIVLLDENRKPITEPNVTGTIFVDNGFAFTGYTDGRTKEVVDGMMSSGDVGHFDAEGLLYIDGRDDDMIVSGGENVFPLEVENLIAGREDIFEAAVVGVDDREFGKRLRAFVVPGPDSKRDPQEIKDFVKANLARYKVPREVIFLDELPRNATGKLLRKPLIEMEIDPS from the coding sequence ATGGTTGTCTCCTTCCCCGCGTTGAGTGGCACTGCCCGCAAGGCCGGAGTTTTCGCCCTCGGCGTGAACGTCATGGTCAAACGGCGGCTGTTCAATCCGCTCCGCCCTGACCACGCCGCACGGTCGGCGTTCAACGTGCTCAAGTTCGGCCCGTTCGCCGGGGTCGTCATGCACGCCGCACAGACCAGACCCGGGGCGGGCGCCATCGTCGACGAGGGCGGTGAACTGACCTTCGGCCAGCTGAACGAGCAGTCGAACGCCCTGGCTCGCGGCCTAGCGGCGCAGGGTTTGCAGCCCGGCGACGTGGTCGCGGTGCTCGCGCGCGACCACCGCGGCATGGTGTTGAGCCTGCTCGCCGCGGGCAAGCTCGGGGTGCGCACGGTGCTGATGAACACCGGGTTCGCGAAGCCGCAGTTCGCCGACGTGGCCGCCCGCGAAAAGGTGAAGGCGGTGCTGCACGACAGCGAGTTCCTCGACCTGATGAGCGCCATCCCCGCCGCTATTCCGCGGGTGCTCACCTGGGTGGACGCGAAGGACAATGCCGACCCGGCGATCCCGACGATCGAGTCGGTGAGCGCTGGCCAGTCCACCGACCCGCTGCCCGCGCCCGCGAAGCCGGGCGGCATGGTCATCCTGACCAGCGGCACCACCGGAACTCCCAAGGGCGCGCCGCGCGACCGGGTGAGCCCGTTCGCCTCGGCCCAGTTCGTCGACCGGGTGCCGCTGCCGCACAACGGCACCATGATCATGGCGGCGCCGATCTTCCACGGCACCGGGCTTTCCCAGTTCACCATCGGCCTGGCCCTAGGCAACCGGGTGATCTTCCAGCAGCGCCGTTTCGATCCGGAGCAGACGCTGGCGAATATCGTGAAGTACCGGGCCGATTCGCTGGTCGTCGTGCCGACCATGCTGCAGCGCATCCTCGACCTCGGCGACGAGGTGCTCGCCAAGTACGACCCGAGCACCATCAAGGTGATCTTCGCGGCGGGCTCGGCGATCGCGCCGGACGTCGTCACCCGGACCCTCGATTACTTCGGCGACAGCCTCTACAACCTGTACGGCTCCACCGAATGCGCCGTCATGACGGTCGCCACCCCCGAGGACCTGCGAAAGGCGCCGACCACTGCGGGCAAGGCGCCGGTCGGCATCCGGATCGTGCTGCTCGATGAGAACCGCAAGCCGATCACCGAGCCCAACGTCACCGGCACCATTTTCGTCGACAACGGCTTCGCCTTCACCGGATACACCGACGGCCGGACCAAGGAGGTCGTGGACGGCATGATGTCCAGCGGCGACGTCGGGCATTTCGATGCCGAGGGCCTGCTGTACATCGACGGCCGCGACGACGACATGATCGTCTCCGGTGGCGAGAACGTCTTCCCGCTGGAAGTGGAGAACCTGATCGCCGGACGCGAGGACATTTTCGAGGCCGCGGTGGTCGGCGTGGACGATCGCGAATTCGGCAAGCGGCTGCGGGCGTTTGTAGTGCCAGGCCCCGACTCCAAGCGGGATCCGCAGGAGATCAAGGACTTCGTCAAGGCGAACCTGGCCCGCTACAAGGTGCCCCGCGAGGTCATATTCCTCGACGAGCTCCCCCGTAATGCCACCGGCAAGCTACTGCGCAAGCCATTGATCGAGATGGAAATCGACCCGAGCTGA
- a CDS encoding DUF4383 domain-containing protein produces the protein MATFQPNATTTEWSPTRIAALAVGAVFLLVGVLGFIPGVTTDYDTMSFAGHHSDAKLLGVFQVSVLHNIVHLLFGVAGLVAARTAVAARWFLLVGGAIYLVLWLYGLVIDRGSDANFVPVNEADNWLHFGLGLGMIALGAVLPRLAAPGHGTPAVR, from the coding sequence ATGGCAACATTCCAGCCGAACGCGACAACCACCGAATGGTCCCCGACCCGGATCGCGGCGCTCGCCGTAGGCGCCGTATTCCTGCTGGTCGGTGTCCTCGGCTTCATCCCCGGCGTCACCACCGACTACGACACGATGAGCTTCGCCGGACACCACTCCGACGCCAAGCTGCTCGGCGTGTTCCAAGTCTCGGTGCTGCACAACATCGTGCACCTGCTGTTCGGTGTCGCCGGCCTGGTCGCCGCGCGCACCGCGGTGGCCGCCCGCTGGTTCCTGCTCGTCGGCGGCGCCATCTACCTCGTCCTGTGGCTGTACGGCCTGGTCATCGACCGTGGCAGCGACGCGAACTTCGTTCCCGTCAACGAAGCCGACAATTGGCTGCACTTCGGCCTCGGCCTCGGCATGATCGCCTTGGGTGCAGTGCTGCCTCGGCTGGCCGCGCCGGGTCACGGCACCCCGGCAGTCCGATAG
- the galK gene encoding galactokinase, with protein MQTWVAPGRVNIIGEHTDYNDGFVLPIALPLVVECAAAERGDGRVRVVSRQRPDETVLVAVADLAAQRDRVPGWSRYPLGVVAEFVRRGHRIAGVDLVLDGAVPIGAGLSSSAALSCAVAIALRDLFAPTVTDRELIDLARAAENGYVGAPTGLLDQSASILCTAGHALFLDIRRFAAEGAGANANSAGHEQITFDIERFGLALLVIDTGQPHELVDGGYGERRAQCEAAAAELGVPALRDIDSVAAVGRISDAVLRRRARHVVTENARVLTVAEKLRSGQDPRSIGTILTEGHASLRDDFEVSTPALDAAVAATLDAGAHGARMVGGGFGGSVLALVDREHTGAVMDAVRIRFARSGFAEPRTFVVGPAAGAHRAD; from the coding sequence GCAGACGTGGGTAGCGCCGGGGCGGGTCAACATCATCGGTGAGCACACCGATTACAACGACGGCTTCGTGCTGCCCATCGCGCTGCCGCTGGTGGTCGAGTGCGCGGCGGCGGAGCGCGGGGACGGTCGGGTGCGGGTGGTCTCCCGGCAGCGGCCGGACGAGACGGTACTCGTCGCGGTGGCCGACCTTGCGGCGCAGCGGGATCGGGTGCCGGGCTGGTCGCGGTATCCGCTCGGCGTTGTTGCCGAATTCGTCCGGCGCGGCCATCGGATCGCCGGGGTCGATCTCGTGCTGGACGGTGCGGTGCCGATCGGCGCCGGGCTGTCCTCCTCGGCGGCGCTGTCCTGTGCGGTGGCGATCGCGCTGCGAGATCTGTTCGCGCCCACTGTCACCGACCGTGAGTTGATCGACCTCGCCCGCGCGGCGGAGAACGGCTACGTCGGCGCGCCGACCGGTTTGCTGGATCAGTCGGCCTCGATCCTCTGCACCGCCGGTCACGCGCTGTTCCTCGACATCCGCCGGTTCGCGGCAGAGGGAGCTGGTGCCAATGCGAATTCGGCTGGCCACGAACAGATTACGTTCGATATCGAACGATTCGGGTTGGCGCTGTTGGTGATCGACACCGGCCAGCCACACGAACTGGTAGATGGCGGCTACGGCGAGCGCCGTGCTCAATGTGAGGCTGCCGCCGCCGAACTCGGTGTGCCCGCGCTGCGCGACATCGATTCCGTGGCAGCGGTGGGCCGGATATCCGACGCGGTGTTGCGTCGCCGGGCTCGGCACGTGGTCACCGAGAACGCGCGCGTGTTGACAGTTGCCGAGAAATTGCGAAGTGGTCAGGACCCGCGGTCCATCGGGACGATCCTGACCGAGGGCCACGCCTCGCTGCGAGATGATTTCGAGGTGTCGACCCCCGCGCTGGATGCCGCCGTCGCCGCGACGCTCGACGCGGGGGCGCACGGCGCGCGGATGGTCGGTGGTGGATTCGGCGGCAGTGTCCTCGCCCTCGTCGATCGCGAACACACCGGCGCGGTGATGGATGCCGTGCGGATTCGGTTCGCTCGCTCGGGCTTTGCCGAGCCACGCACCTTTGTCGTCGGTCCGGCGGCAGGCGCACACCGCGCCGACTGA
- a CDS encoding SRPBCC family protein — translation MSTLAATVDVEVPVRTAYNQWTQFETFPLFMEGVEEVRQLDDKHTHWRIHVGPSTREFDATITEQHPDERVAWKSDSGPEHAGVITFHRLNDTTTRITAQMEVDPEGFVENAADKLGVLKHRVNGDMQRFKEFIENQGHETGAWRGDIPRPDA, via the coding sequence GTGAGTACGTTGGCCGCCACCGTAGACGTCGAGGTACCAGTCCGCACCGCTTACAACCAGTGGACGCAATTCGAAACATTCCCCCTGTTCATGGAGGGTGTGGAAGAAGTGCGCCAACTAGATGACAAGCACACGCATTGGCGGATCCACGTCGGTCCGTCGACGCGCGAATTCGACGCCACCATTACCGAACAACACCCGGACGAGCGGGTCGCCTGGAAATCCGACAGCGGCCCGGAGCATGCGGGTGTGATCACCTTCCACCGGCTGAACGACACCACCACCCGGATCACCGCCCAGATGGAGGTCGATCCGGAGGGGTTCGTGGAAAACGCCGCCGACAAGCTCGGCGTGCTGAAGCACCGCGTCAATGGGGATATGCAGCGCTTCAAGGAGTTCATCGAAAACCAAGGTCACGAAACCGGCGCCTGGCGCGGGGACATCCCACGTCCGGACGCCTGA
- a CDS encoding acyl-CoA synthetase translates to MKVAHALEAVKALGVLRSRGVSDPRKPLETLRTIKESQIFGPQATLIRHSARIAPDSPGLADERGELTYGQLDEQSTAIARGLQAAGITEGTVIGVLARDHRGLILSMVAASKLGVRVALMNTGFAKPQFAEVCQREKVKAMLHDSEFLGLLDALPADLPRFLTWVDEGTELPKGAQTLDDLAAANSTEELPKPSKPGGFIILTSGTTGLPKGATRVKVSPLATAQFLDRIPFPSKGAQVIVSPIFHSTGFGTWLVGMAMGNKVVVRRRFDAEATLKLIADHRAEMLVAVPTMLHRMTELDPAIRAKYDTSSLKCILLAGSALSPELTVKATQVFGPVLHNLYGSTECSVATVAKPEDLAVAPGTVGRAPITCEVRLYDDNDKQVTAINTTARIFIRSGTPFEGYTDGRNKQIIDGFMSSGDVGHLTEHGLLMVDGRDDDMIVSGGENVFPQEVENLLLERQDIFDAAVVGVDDVEFGKRLRAFVVPEPGHTPDGEEIKAYVKNNLARYKVPREVIFLDDLPRNPTGKLLRRVLVEYEVPA, encoded by the coding sequence CCCGCAGGCCACATTGATCCGGCATTCCGCGCGCATTGCGCCGGACTCTCCCGGCCTGGCCGACGAGCGCGGCGAACTGACCTACGGGCAACTCGACGAGCAATCGACCGCGATCGCGCGGGGGTTGCAGGCGGCGGGGATCACCGAGGGCACCGTCATCGGCGTGTTGGCCCGCGATCATCGCGGCCTGATCCTGTCGATGGTCGCCGCGAGCAAGCTCGGCGTTCGGGTGGCACTGATGAACACCGGCTTCGCCAAGCCGCAGTTCGCCGAGGTCTGCCAGCGCGAGAAGGTCAAGGCGATGCTGCACGACAGCGAGTTCCTCGGCCTGCTCGACGCGCTGCCCGCCGACCTGCCGCGCTTCCTCACCTGGGTCGACGAAGGCACCGAATTGCCCAAGGGCGCACAGACTCTCGACGATCTGGCCGCGGCCAACTCGACCGAGGAGCTGCCGAAGCCGAGCAAGCCGGGCGGCTTCATCATCCTCACCAGCGGCACCACCGGCCTGCCCAAGGGCGCCACCCGCGTCAAGGTGTCCCCGCTGGCCACCGCGCAGTTCCTCGATCGAATCCCGTTCCCCAGCAAGGGCGCCCAGGTAATCGTGTCGCCGATCTTCCACAGCACCGGGTTCGGCACCTGGCTGGTCGGTATGGCCATGGGCAATAAAGTGGTGGTGCGCAGGCGATTCGACGCCGAGGCCACGCTGAAGCTGATCGCCGATCACCGGGCGGAGATGCTGGTAGCGGTGCCGACCATGCTGCACCGGATGACCGAATTGGATCCCGCGATCCGCGCCAAGTACGACACCTCCTCGCTGAAGTGCATCCTGCTCGCGGGCTCCGCGTTATCGCCGGAGCTCACCGTCAAGGCGACCCAGGTGTTCGGACCGGTCCTGCACAACCTGTACGGCTCGACCGAATGTTCCGTCGCCACCGTGGCCAAGCCGGAAGATCTGGCCGTGGCGCCCGGCACCGTCGGTCGCGCGCCGATCACCTGCGAGGTGCGGCTCTACGACGACAACGACAAGCAGGTCACCGCGATCAACACGACCGCGCGCATCTTCATCCGCAGCGGCACGCCGTTCGAGGGCTACACCGACGGTCGCAACAAGCAGATCATCGACGGCTTCATGTCCAGCGGCGATGTCGGCCACCTCACCGAGCACGGCCTGCTGATGGTGGACGGCCGCGACGACGACATGATCGTCTCCGGCGGCGAGAACGTCTTCCCGCAGGAGGTGGAGAACCTGCTGCTGGAGCGCCAGGACATCTTCGACGCGGCGGTCGTGGGGGTGGACGACGTGGAATTCGGTAAGCGATTGCGCGCATTCGTCGTTCCCGAGCCGGGACATACCCCTGACGGCGAGGAGATCAAGGCCTACGTCAAGAACAACCTGGCGCGCTACAAGGTGCCGCGCGAGGTGATCTTCCTCGACGACCTGCCCCGCAACCCGACCGGCAAGCTGCTGCGGCGGGTGCTGGTGGAGTACGAAGTGCCGGCCTGA
- a CDS encoding PepSY-associated TM helix domain-containing protein, with the protein MTVSTTKTIDPDAELPAPPAAPGTQARRRPTARNGLYALAMRLHFYAGIFVAPFILVAAVTGALYAISPTLESIVSRDLLTVEASGAPKPLSEQISAAVATQPQLALAAVAPAPGAEDTTRVLFTDPSLGESERRAVFVNPYTAQPVGESVVYGSSGALPMRTWIDRLHRDLHLGEPGRLYSELAASWLWIIGLAGLVVWVRRVRTRRNRNSAGWLFAPDRSQNGCGRTVNWHGSVGMWVLPIVLLLSATGMSWSTYAGANITELRQQLSWTTPAVTTALPGSAAPVHDSGGEHHGGHQAAPAPADPTERIAQVDRVYRTARANGLTQAVEIGIPAEPGRAFAVKERRMPGTYTVDAVAVDGATGSVTDRLDYADWPLMAKLTNWGIQFHMGLMFGLLNQLLLLAAMVGLITVLLRGYLMWWRRRPTRSSSGRLAMGRAPRRGALRRSSPWLALPVVAAAVLIGWFAPLVGISLLAFLAVDVLRGLTARMRAA; encoded by the coding sequence ATGACCGTGAGTACAACAAAAACAATCGACCCGGACGCCGAATTACCGGCCCCGCCCGCAGCGCCCGGCACGCAGGCCAGGCGCAGACCGACCGCTCGAAATGGGCTGTACGCGTTGGCCATGCGTCTGCACTTCTACGCGGGCATATTTGTCGCCCCGTTCATTCTCGTCGCCGCCGTCACCGGCGCGCTCTACGCCATTTCGCCGACGCTCGAATCGATCGTCTCGCGCGATCTGCTGACGGTCGAGGCGAGCGGAGCACCGAAGCCACTGTCCGAGCAGATCAGTGCCGCCGTCGCGACCCAGCCGCAGCTGGCATTGGCCGCGGTCGCCCCCGCTCCGGGCGCGGAGGACACCACCCGGGTGCTGTTCACCGACCCATCGCTGGGCGAATCCGAGCGGCGCGCGGTGTTCGTCAACCCGTACACGGCACAACCGGTGGGCGAGTCCGTCGTCTACGGCAGCTCGGGTGCGCTGCCGATGCGCACCTGGATCGACCGCTTGCATCGAGATCTGCACTTGGGTGAGCCCGGCCGCCTCTACAGCGAGCTGGCCGCGTCCTGGCTGTGGATCATCGGGCTCGCCGGGTTGGTCGTGTGGGTGCGCCGGGTGCGCACCCGGCGCAACCGGAATTCGGCGGGCTGGTTGTTCGCGCCGGACCGCTCGCAGAACGGCTGCGGCCGCACGGTGAACTGGCACGGCTCCGTCGGCATGTGGGTGCTGCCGATCGTCCTGCTGCTGTCGGCGACCGGCATGAGCTGGTCGACCTACGCGGGCGCGAACATCACCGAACTGCGTCAGCAGCTGAGTTGGACCACTCCGGCGGTCACCACGGCTCTTCCGGGATCCGCTGCGCCCGTGCATGATTCGGGCGGCGAGCACCACGGTGGCCACCAGGCCGCACCCGCTCCGGCCGATCCAACCGAGCGGATCGCCCAGGTCGACCGGGTCTACCGGACCGCGCGCGCCAACGGCCTGACCCAGGCCGTCGAGATCGGCATCCCGGCCGAGCCGGGCCGGGCATTCGCGGTGAAGGAACGGCGGATGCCGGGCACCTACACGGTCGACGCGGTCGCCGTCGACGGCGCCACCGGATCGGTCACCGATCGACTCGACTATGCCGACTGGCCGCTGATGGCCAAGCTCACCAACTGGGGCATCCAGTTCCACATGGGCCTGATGTTCGGATTGCTCAACCAGCTTTTGCTGCTGGCGGCCATGGTCGGGCTGATCACCGTGCTGCTGCGCGGTTACCTCATGTGGTGGCGCAGGCGGCCGACCCGCAGCAGCTCAGGACGGCTCGCGATGGGCCGGGCGCCGCGGCGGGGCGCGCTGCGCAGAAGCTCGCCGTGGCTTGCCCTGCCGGTGGTGGCCGCGGCCGTGCTGATCGGCTGGTTCGCCCCGCTGGTCGGGATCAGCCTGCTCGCCTTCCTCGCCGTCGACGTACTGCGGGGTCTCACGGCACGGATGCGCGCCGCGTAG
- a CDS encoding FBP domain-containing protein yields MKPVTERDIRSSFINCSKTEAKRLPMPRELDERPWDDLDFLGWSDPSLPGRCYLVVPNDDGELIGIALRYETGGSGRAQMCSICLTTHTGSGVSLLTAAKAGPSGRKGNTIGTYMCTDLACPLYARGKKTPALGNRYRENLNPEQKVERMLANMQAFIARLYA; encoded by the coding sequence ATGAAACCAGTGACTGAACGCGACATCAGGTCGTCGTTCATCAACTGTTCCAAAACCGAAGCCAAACGCCTGCCGATGCCACGTGAGCTCGACGAGCGCCCGTGGGACGATCTCGACTTCCTCGGCTGGAGCGACCCGTCGCTGCCCGGCCGGTGCTATCTGGTCGTCCCCAACGACGACGGCGAGCTGATCGGGATCGCGCTGCGCTACGAAACCGGTGGTTCCGGTCGAGCACAGATGTGTTCGATCTGCCTGACCACGCACACCGGCAGCGGTGTTTCCCTGCTGACCGCCGCCAAGGCGGGTCCGTCCGGTCGCAAAGGCAACACGATCGGCACCTACATGTGCACCGATCTGGCCTGTCCGCTGTACGCGCGCGGCAAGAAGACCCCGGCGCTCGGCAACCGGTACCGGGAAAACCTGAACCCCGAGCAGAAGGTCGAGCGCATGCTCGCCAATATGCAGGCGTTCATCGCCAGGCTCTACGCGTAA